Proteins encoded together in one Prochlorococcus marinus str. GP2 window:
- a CDS encoding DUF2839 family protein codes for MGEAKRRKNLGIPPREKTEDMKLPQLDKKAIQQKVRSTLYKYPIIPFLFYGAAILILIGGLFYVFKLFNIS; via the coding sequence ATGGGAGAGGCAAAAAGAAGAAAAAATTTAGGTATTCCGCCTAGAGAAAAAACTGAAGATATGAAGTTACCTCAACTTGATAAAAAAGCCATACAACAAAAAGTTAGGTCTACATTATATAAATATCCAATTATCCCTTTTCTTTTTTATGGAGCTGCAATATTGATCCTAATCGGAGGTTTATTTTATGTTTTCAAACTCTTTAATATTTCTTAA